One segment of Kogia breviceps isolate mKogBre1 chromosome 14, mKogBre1 haplotype 1, whole genome shotgun sequence DNA contains the following:
- the COQ7 gene encoding 5-demethoxyubiquinone hydroxylase, mitochondrial isoform X2: protein MTLDNISRAAVDRIIRVDHAGEYGANRIYAGQMAVLGRSSIGPVIQKMWDQEKDHLKKFNELMVAFRVRPTILMPFWNVMGFALGAGTALLGKEGAMACTVAVEESIAHHYNNQIRMLMEKEPEKYEELLQVIRKFRDEELEHHDIGLEHDAELAPAYAVLKRVIQAGCSVAIYLSERL, encoded by the exons ATGACCTTAGACAATATCAGTCGTGCAGCTGTGGATCGAATAATCCGGGTGGATCATGCAGGTGAATATGGAGCGAACCGCATCTACGCAGGGCAGATGGCCGTCCTGGGTCGATCGAGCATCGGGCCAGTCATTCAG AAAATGTGGGATCAAGAAAAGGACCATTTGAAAAAGTTCAATGAGTTGATGGTCGCATTCAGGGTGCGGCCAACCATTCTGATGCCCTTTTGGAATGTGATGGGCTTTGCACTGG GTGCGGGAACTGCCCTGCTTGGGAAGGAGGGCGCAATGGCCTGCACAGTTGCCGTGGAAGAGTCCATAGCACACCACTACAACAACCAGATCAGGATGCTGATGGAGAAGGAGCCTGAAAAATATGAAGAGCTTCTTCAG GTGATAAGGAAATTTCGGGATGAAGAGCTTGAGCACCATGACATAGGCCTCGAACATGACGCAGAACTG gCTCCAGCGTACGCTGTTCTGAAGAGAGTTATCCAGGCTGGATGCAGCGTGGCAATATATTTATCAGAAAGACTGTAA